Proteins encoded within one genomic window of Bombus vancouverensis nearcticus chromosome 4, iyBomVanc1_principal, whole genome shotgun sequence:
- the Grx5 gene encoding glutaredoxin 5 produces the protein MIPFRLYNSIRSFSTTADKIANLVKKNKVVVFMKGIPDSPKCGFSNAVVQILKMHDVKYDAHDVLEDELLRQGIKDFSNWPTIPQVFINGEFVGGCDILLEMHRNGELVAELKKVGITSALLEKQESQEKEGKD, from the exons ATGATTCCATTTAGGTTGTATAATTCTATAAGAAGTTTTTCAACGACCGCTGATAAGATTGCTAACCTCGTTAAG AAAAACAAAGTTGTGGTGTTCATGAAAGGTATCCCAGACAGTCCCAAGTGTGGCTTTAGCAATGCTGTTGTACAAATATTGAAGATGCATGATGTCAAGTACGATGCTCATGATGTTCTTGAAGATGAATTGCTTAGACAAG GTATCAAGGATTTCTCAAACTGGCCAACCATACCCCAAGTCTTCATAAATGGAGAATTTGTAGGAGGATGTGACATTCTTTTAGAAATGCACAGAAATGGCGAACTGGTGGCTGAATTAAAAAAAGTAGGTATTACAAGCGCACTTTTAGAGAAGCAAGAGTCTCAAGAAAAGGAAGGCAAGGATTAA